A region from the Beduinella massiliensis genome encodes:
- the secG gene encoding preprotein translocase subunit SecG, whose translation MGVLSIIATVVLVLAALVLIATVLLQPGESNGLGAIAGGAETFFGKSKAKTMEGKLALATKIAAGVFIVMALLIAAIG comes from the coding sequence ATGGGCGTTTTATCGATTATCGCCACCGTTGTGCTCGTTTTGGCGGCCCTGGTTCTGATCGCGACGGTTCTGCTTCAGCCTGGAGAAAGCAATGGTCTGGGCGCGATTGCCGGCGGTGCGGAAACCTTCTTCGGCAAAAGCAAGGCCAAGACCATGGAGGGGAAGCTCGCGCTCGCGACCAAGATTGCGGCGGGCGTGTTCATCGTGATGGCGCTGCTGATTGCAGCGATCGGCTGA
- the rpsI gene encoding 30S ribosomal protein S9, whose product MSQAQYQAVGRRKKAIARVRLVPGDGKVVVNRRDIDNYFGLETLKMTVRQPLVLTETVGRFDVLVNVYGGGLSGQAGAIRHGIARALVKADPELRPAIKKAGFLTRDPRMKERKKYGLKAARRAPQFSKR is encoded by the coding sequence ATGTCTCAGGCTCAGTATCAAGCAGTGGGTCGCCGCAAGAAGGCGATTGCCCGTGTTCGCCTCGTTCCGGGCGACGGCAAGGTGGTTGTCAACCGCCGCGATATCGATAATTACTTCGGCCTTGAAACGCTGAAGATGACCGTTCGTCAGCCCCTGGTGCTGACGGAAACCGTCGGCCGCTTTGACGTGCTGGTGAACGTGTACGGCGGCGGCCTTTCCGGCCAGGCCGGTGCGATTCGCCATGGTATCGCCCGTGCGCTGGTGAAGGCCGATCCGGAGCTGCGCCCGGCGATCAAGAAGGCCGGTTTCCTCACGCGCGATCCGCGCATGAAGGAGCGCAAGAAATACGGCCTCAAGGCTGCGCGTCGTGCGCCGCAGTTCTCGAAGCGCTAA
- the rplM gene encoding 50S ribosomal protein L13, protein MKTFMAKAETIERKWYVVDAEGMVLGRLASQVASILRGKNKPTYTPHVDTGDHVIILNADKVVLTGKKLDQKIYYHHSGYPGGLKETAYRKLMAEKPEFAVKHAIVGMLPKGPLGRQMAKKLRVYAGTEHEHEAQKPEVLVLK, encoded by the coding sequence GTGAAAACGTTTATGGCGAAAGCCGAAACCATCGAACGCAAGTGGTATGTCGTCGATGCGGAGGGCATGGTGCTCGGCCGTCTGGCCAGCCAGGTCGCGAGCATTCTGCGCGGCAAGAACAAGCCCACCTACACCCCCCATGTGGACACCGGCGATCACGTCATCATTCTGAACGCCGATAAGGTCGTGCTGACCGGCAAGAAGCTGGATCAGAAGATTTACTATCATCACTCCGGCTATCCGGGTGGACTGAAGGAAACCGCTTACCGCAAGCTGATGGCTGAAAAGCCCGAGTTCGCTGTGAAGCACGCCATCGTCGGCATGCTGCCCAAGGGCCCGCTCGGCCGCCAAATGGCCAAGAAGCTGCGCGTGTACGCCGGTACCGAGCATGAGCACGAGGCGCAGAAGCCCGAAGTGCTCGTGCTGAAGTGA
- a CDS encoding DUF4435 domain-containing protein, giving the protein MSGFDDAYRSIREEAAAARNKRVLLVEGKGDVDFLTYMLDKQPLRSRGFYSHFVVGPAGGKDNVLRMLEKEPDWLGIVDRDAWNEKTRASQAEKLRNLYFLPRYCIENYLVDVNILEEIFSSERFCAYAGLGRALLDIRAQIPGAVRHASLWRAVQPLYDELMRLGFNGALLRFDVPSDSEIYDTLRSWDRLLDAERIYEDYRAFEEQGGMLSEGEALRVWVHGKVFWRKSVAPALQEALDGIGEEHLQRLIYRAMPLPEDVESLLTGLIRL; this is encoded by the coding sequence ATGAGCGGATTTGACGATGCCTATCGGTCGATACGGGAAGAGGCCGCCGCCGCGAGAAACAAGCGCGTCCTGCTGGTCGAGGGCAAGGGGGACGTCGATTTCCTGACCTACATGCTCGACAAGCAGCCGCTGCGTTCGCGGGGATTTTACTCGCACTTCGTGGTCGGCCCGGCAGGCGGCAAGGACAACGTGCTGCGCATGCTGGAAAAGGAACCGGACTGGCTCGGCATCGTGGACCGCGACGCCTGGAACGAAAAAACGCGCGCATCGCAGGCGGAAAAATTACGAAATTTATATTTTCTGCCGCGTTATTGCATCGAAAACTACCTTGTGGACGTCAATATATTGGAAGAAATCTTTTCATCCGAGCGTTTCTGCGCTTATGCCGGGCTGGGACGCGCGTTGCTGGACATTCGTGCGCAGATTCCCGGCGCGGTGCGCCACGCGAGTCTCTGGCGAGCGGTGCAGCCTCTTTACGACGAGCTGATGCGCCTTGGGTTTAACGGCGCGCTTTTGCGCTTCGACGTGCCCAGCGACAGCGAGATATACGATACGCTGAGATCGTGGGACCGCCTGCTCGACGCGGAGCGAATCTACGAGGATTATCGCGCCTTTGAGGAACAGGGCGGCATGCTTAGCGAGGGGGAAGCGCTTCGCGTGTGGGTGCATGGCAAGGTATTTTGGCGAAAATCGGTCGCGCCTGCCTTGCAGGAGGCGTTGGACGGCATCGGAGAAGAGCATTTGCAACGGCTGATTTACCGCGCGATGCCGCTGCCCGAAGACGTAGAATCGCTTCTTACAGGCCTGATTCGGCTGTGA
- a CDS encoding AAA family ATPase, translating into MKLCACCFEDVPPLTREGKPYTLFMTDEWKEPSERVLLTGISGTGKSTVLACIQDTFDAIVLGKRASIRGDVALLVRGLLPQRDALLVRGRSAAFLKRMRAQFPEAAPVGEAGGKRIGDASMWGNNPPNTLLCDVYGAHSMTIRETKTELQTLYREDEARCRELLSSLALFLVGKRVQMEAGAPYVSLEDGGRHSLSGLSAGELRALTLLIRIARGLRPGGILLLDEPEMHLHPAQLLGFLEILERLVLDDGGQVILSSHAPQVWNRYRSLGLCVELGGGHERI; encoded by the coding sequence ATGAAGCTATGCGCCTGCTGCTTTGAAGACGTACCACCGCTGACGCGGGAGGGCAAACCCTATACGCTTTTTATGACGGACGAATGGAAGGAGCCCTCTGAGCGCGTGCTGCTCACCGGCATCAGCGGCACGGGCAAGAGCACCGTGCTCGCTTGCATTCAGGATACGTTCGACGCGATCGTTTTGGGCAAGCGCGCGTCCATCCGCGGGGATGTAGCGTTGCTGGTTCGCGGGCTGCTTCCGCAAAGGGACGCGCTGCTGGTTCGCGGGCGCAGCGCCGCATTCCTCAAGCGCATGCGCGCCCAGTTTCCGGAGGCCGCACCGGTCGGAGAGGCGGGCGGGAAGCGGATCGGGGATGCTTCTATGTGGGGGAACAATCCGCCCAACACGCTGCTGTGCGACGTGTACGGCGCGCATTCCATGACGATTCGGGAGACGAAAACGGAGCTGCAGACGCTCTATCGAGAGGATGAAGCGAGGTGCCGGGAACTGCTTTCGTCGCTCGCGCTCTTCCTCGTGGGCAAGCGCGTACAGATGGAGGCGGGCGCGCCCTACGTGTCGCTTGAGGACGGGGGACGTCATTCGCTCAGCGGACTGTCCGCGGGCGAGCTACGCGCGCTGACGCTGCTCATCCGCATCGCGCGCGGCCTCAGACCCGGTGGGATCCTGCTGCTCGACGAGCCCGAAATGCACCTGCATCCTGCGCAGCTTTTAGGCTTTCTGGAGATCCTGGAGCGTCTGGTGCTGGACGACGGGGGACAGGTCATCCTAAGCTCACATGCGCCGCAGGTATGGAACCGGTATCGCAGCTTGGGGCTTTGCGTGGAATTGGGAGGCGGCCATGAGCGGATTTGA
- a CDS encoding DUF6483 family protein, with protein MFYEQDTILRMIAQLGAAFRRILAMLEDGDAEEELEDCYRTLCGLERGVAEGMDVQSLYELLPPDRLFALAELTHLRAVRFEASLDTDVFLDVEYRALCLLARVEDEDIAMRQIERMCELRGLCSERLTSADEEQIVHFFVCARAYDRAEDVLFEALESYPFPEKQRELCAFGLQLYDRLAALPPERLDAGGLPQSEVAEGRAAIERIISKKDWNT; from the coding sequence ATGTTTTACGAGCAGGATACGATTCTGCGCATGATCGCGCAGCTCGGCGCCGCCTTCAGGCGCATTCTGGCGATGCTGGAGGACGGCGATGCCGAAGAGGAACTGGAAGACTGCTACCGCACGCTCTGCGGTCTGGAGCGCGGCGTCGCGGAGGGAATGGATGTTCAATCCCTGTACGAGCTGCTTCCGCCAGACCGCCTGTTCGCGCTCGCCGAGTTGACGCATCTGCGCGCCGTTCGGTTCGAGGCTTCGCTCGATACGGACGTCTTTCTTGACGTCGAATACCGCGCGCTGTGCCTGCTCGCCCGTGTGGAGGACGAGGACATCGCCATGCGCCAGATCGAGCGCATGTGCGAACTGCGTGGTCTTTGCTCGGAGCGCCTTACGAGCGCCGACGAGGAACAAATCGTTCACTTTTTCGTGTGCGCCCGCGCGTATGACCGCGCTGAGGACGTCCTCTTCGAGGCGCTTGAAAGCTATCCCTTTCCCGAAAAGCAGCGCGAGCTGTGCGCTTTCGGCCTCCAGCTATACGACCGCCTCGCCGCGCTCCCGCCTGAGCGGCTGGATGCCGGCGGACTTCCGCAAAGCGAGGTCGCAGAGGGACGCGCGGCCATCGAACGGATCATTTCAAAAAAGGATTGGAACACATGA
- a CDS encoding ATP-binding cassette domain-containing protein: MIILSIQNLVKSFGVNVVLKDVNMTLQQGDRMGFVGVNGSGKSTLMKIIAGLDAPDSGSVNLSRGLRVGYLAQQGMVTSGNTVFGELEQVFEPVFQMEKRLRALEHEMADAHEDAGAFERLSREYDRLTAAFEDANGYGWKSAVTGVLTGLGFTSAQYEQSVDSLSGGERTRLSLARLLLQRPDLLLLDEPTNHLDLETTQWLEAYLQSYRGSVLVISHDRYFLDKVCSCMAELLMGTVEQYDGNYTRYMRTREERFEARMRAYELQQKEIERQEAIIARYRMFNREKSIRAAESREKALERMDRLEKPVDERSIRFCFRARRRTGEDVLFLTDLAKGFNGKRLFEHLNLHLRAGDRVALIGPNGVGKSTLLRLLVGEETQDEGTIRFGSNVDIGYYDQHQASLHEEKTVLDEVWDRFPRMEQSDVRGALGLFLFSGDDVFQPIRTLSGGEKGRVALTALMLREDNLLLLDEPTNHLDMDSREVLESALADFPGTILTVSHDRYFINRIADRVVEMQPDGVAEYLGNYDDYVEKKNRPLAPVEAGGGKTRTELDKEKKRDRQSKLLLKQLRQRAQEAEAAIARQEAEIAALEEKMSDPALYADPDRAAETTRAYQQAQQALPGLYDAWEEAEQAVNEAE, from the coding sequence ATGATTATTCTTTCCATACAGAACCTGGTTAAATCCTTCGGCGTCAACGTCGTGCTGAAGGACGTGAACATGACGCTGCAGCAGGGCGACCGCATGGGCTTTGTGGGCGTCAACGGAAGCGGCAAATCCACGCTGATGAAGATCATCGCCGGGCTTGACGCGCCGGACAGCGGCAGCGTGAACCTTTCGCGCGGTCTGCGCGTAGGGTACCTCGCCCAGCAGGGCATGGTCACCTCGGGCAACACCGTCTTCGGCGAGCTCGAACAGGTCTTCGAGCCCGTCTTCCAGATGGAAAAGCGGCTGCGGGCGCTCGAACACGAAATGGCGGACGCGCACGAGGATGCCGGCGCCTTTGAGCGTCTTTCGCGTGAATACGACCGTCTGACCGCTGCCTTTGAGGACGCGAACGGCTACGGCTGGAAGAGTGCCGTCACCGGCGTGCTTACCGGCCTCGGCTTCACCAGCGCCCAATACGAGCAGAGCGTCGACTCCCTCAGCGGCGGCGAGCGCACGAGGTTAAGCCTCGCACGGCTGCTGCTCCAGCGTCCCGATCTTCTCCTGTTGGACGAGCCGACGAACCACCTGGACCTGGAGACGACCCAATGGCTGGAAGCGTACCTGCAGAGCTATCGCGGCTCCGTGCTCGTCATCTCGCACGACCGTTACTTTTTGGACAAGGTGTGCTCCTGCATGGCCGAACTGCTCATGGGCACCGTGGAGCAATACGACGGCAACTACACCCGCTACATGCGCACCCGTGAAGAACGCTTTGAAGCGCGCATGCGCGCCTACGAACTGCAGCAAAAGGAAATCGAGCGGCAGGAGGCGATCATCGCGCGCTACCGCATGTTCAACCGCGAGAAGTCCATCCGCGCTGCGGAAAGCCGCGAAAAGGCGCTGGAACGCATGGACCGCCTGGAAAAGCCCGTGGACGAGCGCTCCATCCGCTTTTGCTTCCGCGCGCGCAGACGTACGGGCGAAGACGTGCTCTTCCTGACCGACCTTGCCAAGGGCTTTAACGGGAAGCGGCTTTTCGAGCATCTGAACCTTCACCTGCGCGCGGGCGACCGCGTGGCGCTCATCGGCCCCAACGGCGTGGGCAAGTCCACGCTTCTTCGTCTGCTCGTGGGTGAGGAAACGCAGGATGAAGGCACGATCCGCTTCGGCTCGAACGTGGATATCGGCTATTATGACCAGCATCAGGCGTCGCTGCACGAGGAAAAGACCGTGCTGGACGAGGTCTGGGACCGCTTCCCCCGCATGGAGCAATCCGACGTCCGGGGTGCGCTGGGCCTCTTCCTCTTTTCGGGGGACGACGTCTTCCAACCCATCCGCACGCTGTCCGGCGGAGAAAAGGGCCGCGTCGCCCTGACCGCCCTGATGCTGCGCGAGGATAACCTGCTGCTGCTGGACGAACCGACGAACCACCTGGACATGGATTCGCGCGAGGTGCTCGAAAGCGCGCTCGCGGATTTCCCGGGCACCATCCTGACCGTGTCGCACGATCGTTACTTCATCAACCGCATCGCGGACCGCGTCGTCGAGATGCAGCCGGACGGCGTAGCGGAATATCTGGGCAATTACGACGATTACGTCGAAAAGAAGAACCGGCCTCTGGCGCCCGTCGAAGCGGGCGGCGGCAAGACCCGCACCGAGCTGGACAAGGAAAAAAAGCGCGACCGCCAGAGCAAGCTGCTGTTAAAGCAGCTTCGTCAGCGCGCGCAGGAGGCGGAGGCCGCCATCGCCCGGCAGGAGGCCGAAATCGCCGCGCTGGAAGAAAAGATGAGCGATCCCGCGCTTTACGCCGACCCGGACCGCGCCGCCGAGACGACGCGCGCTTATCAGCAGGCGCAGCAGGCGCTTCCCGGTCTGTACGACGCCTGGGAGGAAGCCGAGCAGGCCGTCAACGAGGCGGAATAG